One Lutra lutra chromosome 7, mLutLut1.2, whole genome shotgun sequence DNA window includes the following coding sequences:
- the GPR33 gene encoding probable G-protein coupled receptor 33, which yields MDLVNLTDLLSVSTLVRNSTHFPVPASNVIIAFLLCTSVIIGTITNGLYLWVLKFKMKKTVNTLLFFHLILSYFISTLILPFIATTYLQDNHWSFGTAMCKVFNATLSAGMLASIFFLSAISIDRYLLTLHPVWSQLHRTPRWATGIVLGIWLSATALAMPYLVFRETKYDHKGRVTCQNNYAASPNWESNKMQTLGKRIHVACFISRFLLGFLLPFFIITVCYKRVANKMKERSLFKSNKPFKVMVTAILSFFVCWMPYHVHQGLLLTEHQSVLLQVTQLLTVITISFNALFSPTLYLFTGENFKNVFKKSLLALFESTFSEEFLAERTQNLNSEAYV from the coding sequence ATGGATCTGGTCAACTTGACTGATTTGCTCAGTGTCTCTACTTTAGTAAGAAACAGCACTCACTTTCCAGTTCCTGCCTCGAATGTGATCATTGCCTTTCTGCTGTGCACGTCAGTTATAATTGGTACCATCACCAATGGTCTCTACCTGTGGGTGCTAAAATTCAAGATGAAAAAGACTGTCAATACGCTCTTATTTTTTCATCTCATTCTCTCCTATTTTATTTCAACATTGATTCTACCATTTATAGCCACCACCTACCTTCAGGACAATCACTGGAGCTTTGGAACTGCCATGTGCAAGGTCTTCAATGCCACTTTGTCGGCAGGGATGTTGGcctctattttcttcctctcagCCATCAGCATTGACCGTTACCTTCTCACTCTTCACCCAGTGTGGTCACAGCTTCACCGAACCCCACGCTGGGCTACCGGCATCGTCCTGGGAATCTGGCTGTCCGCCACTGCCCTCGCCATGCCCTATTTGGTTTTCAGAGAGACAAAGTATGACCATAAAGGAAGAGTGACCTGCCAAAATAACTACGCTGCATCTCCTAACTGGGAAAGCAATAAGATGCAGACATTAGGGAAAAGGATTCATGTAGCCTGTTTCATCAGCCGCTTCTTGCTGggcttccttctgcctttctttaTCATCACGGTTTGTTACAAAAGAGTAGCCAACAAGATGAAAGAGAGGAGCCTGTTTAAATCTAATAAGCCGTTCAAAGTCATGGTGACtgccattctctctttctttgtgtgcTGGATGCCCTACCATGTACACCAGGGCTTACTTCTCACTGAGCATCAATCAGTACTTTTACAGGTGACTCAGCTACTTACAGTGATAACCATTTCTTTCAATGCTCTCTTTTCTCCTACACTCTATCTATTTACTGGGGAGaacttcaaaaatgttttcaagaagTCCCTTCTTGCTCTGTTTGAGTCAACATTCAGTGAGGAATTTTTGGCAGAAAGGACACAAAACCTAAATTCAGAAGCCTACGTTTAA
- the DTD2 gene encoding D-aminoacyl-tRNA deacylase 2 — MAESGRIPQARALLQQCLHARLQVRPAEEDAESQWVEVQRGLVIYVCFFKGANKELLPKMVNTLLNVKLSETENGKHVSILDLPGNVLIIPQATLGGRVKGRNMQYHCNSGKEEGLELYSQFVTLCEKELAANSKCAEAGVVVEHGTYGNRQVLQLDTNGPYTHLIEF, encoded by the exons ATGGCCGAGAGCGGCCGGATACCTCAGGCCCGGGCGCTATTGCAGCAGTGTCTGCACGCCAGGCTGCAAGTACGGCCGGCCGAGGAAGACGCCGAGAGCCAGTGGGTGGAG GTTCAGAGAGGATTAGTAATCTACGTGTGTTTTTTCAAAGGAGCTAATAAAGAACTTCTTCCCAAAATGG TTAATACACTGTTAAATGTGAAGTTAAGTGAAACAGAAAATGGCAAGCATGTGTCTATATTGGATCTACCTGGCAATGTTCTGATCATCCCTCAAGCCACCCTTGGGGGGAgagtaaaaggaagaaacatgCAGTATCACTGTAACTCTGGAAAAGAAGAAGGCTTAGAACTTTATTCCCAATTTGTGACTCTGTGTGAGAAAGAACTGGCTGCCAACAGCAAGTGTGCTGAAGCTGGGGTTGTGGTGGAACATGGTACTTACGGGAACAGGCAAGTGTTACAGCTGGATACCAACGGACCATACACACACCTAATtgagttttga